The following proteins are encoded in a genomic region of Alnus glutinosa chromosome 8, dhAlnGlut1.1, whole genome shotgun sequence:
- the LOC133875032 gene encoding actin-related protein 8 has protein sequence MLLLRKVWGSVLNRSCANSDSSNRRLVDSSSSSSSSSSSLGAFDHIPSDILIQILRLLGPKEAMKLSLVCKSWYSLASDNRLWIFFLQNQQDSWDSIFFAETSLKSTYPFLTSSSQTLELSFMRIYSERVQVAGSVIIDGGSGYCKFGWSRYACPSGQPATFVEFGNIESPMYSRLQHFYATIYSRMQVKPSMQPVVVSLPLCHYDDTESAKASRRQLKETIHAVLFDMNVPAVCAINQATLALYAAQRTSGIVVNIGFQATTVVPILHGKVMRKVGVEVVGLGALKLTGFLREQMQRNNINFTSLYTVRTLKEMLCYVAADYEAEVSKDTEASYEVVGEDWFTLSKERFQTGEILFQPLIAGVRAMGLHQAVALCMHHCHDAELTSDDAWFKTVVLSGGTACLPGLAERLEKELHGLLPSSISNGIRIIPPPYGVNTAWFGAKLVSNLSNFPGPWCVTKKQFRQKSKLNLMW, from the exons ATGCTGTTGCTGAGGAAAGTATGGGGATCGGTGTTGAACAGGTCGTGCGCCAACTCGGACTCGTCGAATCGTCGCCTAGTCGattcgtcgtcgtcgtcgtcgtcgtcgtcctCGTCCTTGGGGGCGTTCGATCATATACCTTCGGATATTCTGATCCAGATACTGAGACTGCTGGGGCCCAAGGAGGCTATGAAGCTGAGCCTGGTGTGCAAGTCTTGGTATTCGCTTGCCTCCGATAATCGCCTCTGGATTTTCTTCCTCCAGAACCAACAGGACTCCTGGGACTCCATTTTCTTCGCCGAGACGAGTTTGAAATCCACTTATCCTTTTCT AACATCCTCCAGTCAGACGCTGGAATTATCCTTCATGCGCATATATAGTGAACGAGTACAAGTTGCCGGTTCTGTTATTATTGATG GTGGTTCTGGTTATTGCAAGTTTGGTTGGAGCAGGTATGCTTGTCCGTCGGGGCAACCAGCAACATTTGTG GAATTTGGTAACATTGAGTCTCCGATGTACTCTAGACTTCAACATTTTTATGCAACTATTTATAGCAG GATGCAGGTGAAACCATCTATGCAGCCAGTTGTTGTATCCTTACCACTCTGCCATTATGACG ATACTGAATCTGCCAAAGCATCGAGGCGGCAGCTCAAAGAAACCATCCATGCAGTTCTGTTTGACATGAATGTCCCTGCTGTTTGTGCCATCAATCAG GCAACATTAGCATTGTATGCAGCACAGCGAACTTCAGGAATTGTTGTTAACATTGGTTTCCAAGCCACAACTGTTGTTCCAA TTTTGCATGGTAAAGTGATGCGCAAGGTGGGTGTGGAAGTTGTGGGACTGGGAGCACTAAAACTTACAGGGTTCCTCAGGGAGCAGATGCAGCGGAACAATATTAATTTCACATCACTGTACACTGTTCGCACACTCAAAGAG ATGCTATGTTATGTTGCTGCTGATTATGAAGCTGAGGTATCTAAAGACACAGAAGCATCATATGAAGTTGTGGGAGAGGATTGGTTTACCCTTTCGAAAGAGCGGTTTCAAACAGGAGAGATCTTATTCCAGCCACTTATTGCAGGAGT GCGTGCAATGGGTTTGCACCAGGCTGTTGCACTTTGCATGCACCACTGCCATGATGCAGAATTAACAAGTGATGATGCTTGGTTCAAGACTGTAGTCTTGTCAGGTGGGACTGCATGTTTACCAGGACTGGCAG AAAGGCTAGAGAAGGAATTGCATGGACTTCTTCCGTCATCCATATCTAATGGAATCAGAATCATTCCTCCTCCATATGGTGTGAACACTGCATGGTTTGGAGCAAAGCTTGTCAGCAAT TTAAGCAACTTCCCTGGTCCATGGTGTGTGACAAAGAAGCAGTTCCGGCAGAAGTCTAAACTCAACCTCATGTGGTGA
- the LOC133875031 gene encoding pentatricopeptide repeat-containing protein At5g56310-like: MYYRIVYSYSFPTTDLEVFLLLNHILMASSLSPPTFPKQKLHIPTPKTTAKIPAPIHLIQLCQSFQEVKQLHAQLVVSGLFDRPPNAGRLLESYVSMSQINLAFSIFGRLRPSPDVFAYNTMIRGLTVGKCPYDSLLLYNKLLADGVAPDNYTYTFVLKACSHLEALPEGKQVHGRIVKAGIAPDTHIHSSLIRMYTASGSIACAERVVAEFPVENTLAKNSMISGYLGQGHVEKARRMFDAMGAKDAASWSALVTGYTKNGMYSEALAAFREMMVSKVHPNESTLVSSLSACACLGALDQGRWIHAYLDKAGVKISVTLGTALIDMYAKCGSINCGYQVFRYMPQTQRDVVTWGVILSGFAMHGQPEKCFQLFDEMVAAGIRPNGVIFVAILSACSHAAGYVELGHHYFNQMVRDLGIRPSIEHYGCMVDLLGRAGQLSEAEQLIASMPEVPNSIIWGALLGACKTYKDLRRGNWAFRHLIDLEPMSGDRYKQAGLMLANAGEKADAIKIREFIKENDLKTTCGTSSVEVDGVVHEFTVGNIDPRKLREINRLWKGLMDS, from the coding sequence ATGTATTATCGTATCGTATATTCATACTCATTTCCTACTACCGATTTAGAAGTATTTCTTCTTCTCAATCATATTCTCATGGCTTCTTCTCTGTCACCTCCAACCTTTCCCAAGCAGAAGTTACACATCCCAACACCAAAGACTACTGCTAAAATTCCAGCGCCTATTCACTTAATTCAATTGTGCCAGAGCTTTCAGGAAGTAAAACAATTGCATGCCCAGTTGGTTGTCTCAGGCCTCTTCGACCGCCCTCCAAATGCTGGGAGGCTCCTTGAGTCGTACGTTTCCATGTCACAAATCAACTTGGCCTTTTCAATCTTTGGGAGACTACGGCCTTCTCCTGATGTATTTGCCTACAACACAATGATCAGAGGCCTGACAGTGGGTAAGTGTCCATATGATTCGCTCTTACTGTATAATAAACTCTTGGCAGATGGCGTAGCCCCTGACAATTACACTTACACCTTTGTCCTCAAGGCATGTTCCCATTTGGAAGCCCTCCCTGAAGGCAAACAAGTGCACGGCCGGATAGTTAAAGCCGGAATAGCACCCGATACCCACATTCATAGCTCGCTTATACGCATGTACACGGCTTCAGGCAGCATTGCTTGTGCAGAACGTGTTGTAGCAGAATTCCCAGTAGAGAACACGCTTGCTAAGAACTCTATGATATCTGGTTACCTCGGTCAGGGTCATGTGGAAAAGGCTCGAAGAATGTTTGATGCCATGGGAGCAAAAGATGCTGCATCTTGGAGTGCATTGGTCACAGGGTACACCAAGAATGGCATGTATTCAGAGGCATTGGCTGCCTTCCGGGAAATGATGGTTTCCAAAGTCCATCCAAATGAATCTACACTAGTGAGCTCATTGTCTGCCTGTGCTTGTTTGGGGGCACTGGATCAGGGAAGATGGATACATGCATATCTTGATAAAGCCGGGGTTAAGATTAGTGTTACTCTGGGTACTGCTCTTATTGACATGTATGCCAAGTGTGGCAGCATCAACTGTGGCTATCAAGTCTTTCGATATATGCCTCAAACTCAAAGAGATGTAGTAACATGGGGAGTCATCCTATCTGGTTTCGCCATGCATGGACAacctgaaaaatgttttcaactgTTTGATGAGATGGTTGCTGCCGGAATTCGTCCAAATGGGGTGATCTTTGTGGCTATATTATCTGCTTGCTCCCATGCAGCTGGATATGTTGAACTCGGACATCACTATTTCAATCAAATGGTTCGTGATTTGGGGATTAGACCATCAATTGAGCATTATGGATGCATGGTGGACCTCCTTGGCCGTGCAGGGCAGCTGTCGGAAGCAGAACAGCTCATTGCGTCCATGCCGGAAGTGCCTAATTCGATTATATGGGGTGCATTACTTGGCGCCTGCAAGACTTACAAGGACCTAAGGAGAGGAAATTGGGCATTCAGACACCTCATTGACCTTGAGCCAATGTCAGGCGACCGATACAAGCAAGCAGGGCTCATGTTGGCCAATGCCGGTGAAAAAGCTGACGCGATTAAGATTAGGGAATTCATCAAGGAAAATGACTTGAAGACAACATGTGGAACGAGCTCTGTTGAGGTAGATGGTGTCGTTCATGAGTTCACAGTAGGGAATATAGATCCTCGCAAGCTTAGAGAGATCAACAGATTATGGAAGGGGTTGATGGATAGTTAG
- the LOC133875005 gene encoding uncharacterized WD repeat-containing protein C2A9.03-like: MSQYQADDAEYMADEYEMEDVDDDMDDEFRGREMGGSESDADEYDHLNSKLADTTAAQARKGKDIQGIPWNRLSITREKYRQTRLEQYKNYENIPHSGEGSGKDCQVTKKGGTYYEFRRNSRSVKSTILHFQLRNLVWATSKHDVYLMSHFSVIHWSSLTCSKSEILNVSGHVAPSEKHPGSLLEGFTQTQVSTLAVKDKLLVAGGFQGELICKHLDRPGVSFCSRTTYDDNAITNAVEIYVSSSGAVHFTASNNDSGVRDFDMEKFQLTKHFRFPWPVNHTSLSPDGKLLIIVGDNPDGMMVDSQTGKTVMPLCGHLDFSFASAWHPDGVTFATGNQDKTCRVWDVRNLSKSVAVLKGNLGAIRSIRYTSDGQYMAMAEPADFVHVYDVKNGYEKEQEIDFFGEISGLSFSPDTESLFIGVWDRTYGSLLDYGRCRNYSYLDSLI; this comes from the exons ATGTCCCAATACCAAGCAGACGATGCCGAATACATGGCGGATGAATATGAAATGGAAGATGTTGATGATGACATGGATGATGAGTTTCGTGGTAGAGAAATGGGTGGCTCAGAGTCTGATGCTGATGAATATGACCACTTG AATAGTAAGCTAGCCGATACTACTGCTGCTCAAGCTAGGAAAGGAAAAGACATCCAGGGGATCCCTTGGAATAGGCTTAGCATCACTAGAGAGAAATACCGGCAAACTAGGCTAGAACAATACAAGAACTATGAAAACATCCCTCATTCCGGAGAGGGGTCAGGAAAG GATTGCCAAGTTACCAAGAAAGGAGGCACATACTATGAGTTCAGACGGAATTCGAGATCTGTGAAGTCAACCATTCTTCATTTTCAG TTGAGGAACTTGGTTTGGGCTACCTCAAAGCATGATGTCTACCTTATGTCTCATTTTTCTGTCATCCATTGGTCCTCCTTAACCTGTAGCAAATCTGAAATTCTCAATGTCTCAGGGCATGTTGCACCATCAGAG AAACATCCCGGGAGTCTGTTGGAGGGATTTACTCAGACTCAAGTGAGTACTCTTGCTGTAAAAGATAAGTTGCTTGTTGCCGGAGGGTTCCAAGGAGAACTTATTTGCAAG CATCTAGATCGGCCTGGAGTTAGTTTTTGTTCCAGGACGACTTATGATGATAATGCCATCACCAATGCTGTTGAGATCTACGTCAGCTCCAG tGGTGCAGTTCACTTCACGGCTTCAAATAATGACTCTGGAGTTAGAGACTTTGATATGGAGAAATTTCAGCTTACTAAGCACTTCCGATTTCCTTGGCCAGTGAAT CATACTTCTCTAAGTCCTGATGGTAAACTCCTTATAATTGTTGGAGACAACCCAGATGGTATGATGGTGGACTCCCAAACCGGAAAG aCAGTTATGCCCTTGTGTGGGCACTTAGATTTCTCATTTGCATCAGCGTGGCACCCTGATGGTGTCACTTTTGCTACTGGAAACCAGGACAAAACCTGCCGGGTTTGGGATGTCCGAAATCTATCCAAGTCAGTTGCTGTTCTTAAGGGCAACCTTGGAGCCATTCGGTCGATCCGCTATACTTCTGATGGCCAGTATATGGCAATGGCAGAACCTGCTGACTTCGTACATGTGTATGATGTGAAAAATGGGTATGAGAAGGAACAGGAGATTGATTTCTTTGGAGAGATATCCGGCCTATCATTCAGTCCGGACACAGAGTCTCTTTTTATCGGAGTGTGGGATCGTACATATGGTAGTCTCCTTGATTATGGCCGATGCCGAAACTACTCATACCTCGATTCTCTAATTTGA
- the LOC133874497 gene encoding photosystem I reaction center subunit V, chloroplastic: MIISSSSPTYFHNLRAQIRSAQQQEMASSSTLYSTPTLSPSIQRGGLSRMITPSNISFQGLRPLTKLKQPTTKLSTLTSTTPKRSIVKAEALNPSLVISLSTGLSLFLGRFVFFNFQRENVAKQVPEQNGLTHFEAGDTRAKEYVSLLKSNDPVGFNIVDVLAWGSIGHIVAYYILATSSNGYDPKFFD; this comes from the coding sequence ATGATAatctcatcttcttctccaacaTATTTTCATAATCTAAGAGCTCAGATCAGATCAGCACAGCAGCAAGAAATGGCATCCTCCTCCACTCTGTACTCCACCCCAACCTTGTCACCCAGCATCCAGAGGGGTGGTTTGAGCCGCATGATCACTCCATCCAACATATCCTTCCAAGGCCTCAGGCCCCTCACCAAGCTGAAGCAGCCCACAACCAAGCTGAGCACGCTCACTTCCACCACCCCCAAAAGGAGCATTGTGAAGGCAGAGGCGCTCAACCCATCGCTGGTGATAAGCCTCAGCACAGGGCTCTCCCTCTTCTTGGGGAGGTTCGTCTTCTTCAACTTCCAGAGGGAGAACGTAGCGAAGCAGGTGCCTGAGCAGAACGGCCTCACGCACTTCGAGGCCGGCGACACTCGGGCCAAGGAGTACGTTAGCCTCCTCAAATCCAACGACCCAGTTGGCTTCAACATCGTCGACGTCCTCGCTTGGGGTTCCATCGGCCACATCGTTGCTTACTACATCTTGGCCACTTCCAGCAACGGCTATGATCCCAAGTTCTTTGACTGA
- the LOC133875157 gene encoding uncharacterized WD repeat-containing protein C2A9.03-like produces MSKYQADDAEYMADEYEMENVDDEFRGREMGGSESDADEYDHLNSKLADTTAAQARKGKDIQGIPWNRLSITREKYRQTRLEQYKNYENIPHSGEGSGKDCQVTKKGGTYYEFRRNSRSVKSTILHFQLRNLVWATSKHDVYLMSDFSVIHWSSLTCSKSEILNVSGHVAPSEKHPGSLLEGFTQTQVSTLAVKDKLLVAGGFQGELICKHLDRPGVSFCSRTTRDDNAITNAVEIYVSSSGAVRFTASNNDCGVRDFDMEKFQLTNHFLFPWPVNHTSLSPDGKLLIIVGDNPDGMMVDSQTGKTVMPLCGHLDFSFASAWHPDGVTFATGNQDKTCRVWDVRNLSKSVAVLKGNLGAIRSIRYTSDGQYMAMAEPADFVHVYDVKNGYEKEQEIDFFGEISGISFSPDTESLFIGVWDRKYGSLLDYGRCRNLQ; encoded by the exons ATGTCCAAATACCAAGCAGACGATGCCGAATACATGGCGGATGAATATGAAATGGAAAATGTTGATGATGAGTTTCGTGGTAGAGAAATGGGTGGCTCAGAATCTGATGCTGATGAATATGACCACTTG AATAGTAAGCTAGCCGATACTACTGCTGCTCAAGCTAGGAAAGGAAAAGACATCCAGGGGATCCCTTGGAATAGGCTTAGCATCACTAGAGAGAAATACCGGCAAACTAGGCTAGAACAATACAAGAACTATGAAAACATCCCTCATTCCGGAGAGGGGTCAGGAAAG GATTGCCAAGTTACCAAGAAAGGAGGCACATACTATGAGTTCAGACGGAATTCGAGATCTGTGAAGTCAACCATTCTTCATTTTCAG TTGAGGAACTTGGTTTGGGCTACCTCAAAGCATGATGTCTACCTTATGTCTGATTTTTCTGTCATCCATTGGTCCTCCTTAACCTGTAGCAAATCTGAAATTCTCAATGTCTCAGGGCATGTTGCACCATCAGAG AAACATCCCGGGAGTCTGTTGGAGGGATTTACTCAGACTCAAGTGAGTACTCTTGCTGTAAAAGATAAGTTGCTTGTTGCCGGAGGGTTCCAAGGAGAACTTATTTGCAAG CATCTAGATCGGCCTGGAGTTAGTTTTTGTTCCAGGACGACTCGTGATGATAATGCCATCACCAATGCTGTTGAGATCTACGTCAGCTCCAG tGGTGCAGTTCGCTTCACGGCTTCAAATAATGACTGTGGAGTTAGAGACTTTGATATGGAGAAATTTCAGCTTACTAACCACTTCCTATTTCCTTGGCCAGTGAAT CATACTTCTCTAAGTCCTGATGGTAAACTCCTTATAATTGTTGGAGACAACCCAGATGGTATGATGGTGGACTCCCAAACTGGAAAG aCAGTTATGCCCTTGTGTGGGCACTTAGATTTCTCATTTGCATCAGCGTGGCACCCTGATGGTGTCACTTTTGCTACTGGAAACCAGGACAAAACCTGCCGGGTTTGGGATGTCCGAAATCTATCCAAGTCAGTAGCTGTTCTTAAGGGCAACCTTGGAGCCATTCGGTCGATCCGCTATACTTCTGATGGCCAGTATATGGCAATGGCAGAACCCGCTGACTTCGTGCACGTGTATGATGTGAAAAATGGGTATGAGAAGGAACAGGAGATTGATTTCTTTGGAGAGATATCCGGCATATCATTTAGTCCGGACACAGAGTCTCTTTTTATCGGAGTGTGGGATCGTAAATATGGTAGTCTCCTTGATTATGGCCGATGCCGAAACTTGCAATGA